The following proteins come from a genomic window of Montipora foliosa isolate CH-2021 chromosome 2, ASM3666993v2, whole genome shotgun sequence:
- the LOC137992142 gene encoding titin-like, with protein sequence MTEFLGRVIIFVVLCSAISVSNAEFEIVTPFPPVNSYPIEFESLQITCVASDPDGQVIPQKIEFVRINKFSSTIVITENERIYFTNKTEANETKLFVTLHIRNVTTEDDSKARLGRYKCKAYGAHGNSTVTSQHGFTIDVLRRSEIPKLAVPKESVLQHGHEANIRCRIITDSRSRSPSLTRFSWFKDVDLVGDDDNPRADDLLPLNIKNPGLEDVGTYTCVLGILVRGLIEYNVTADTNVLVAPWLEKYEEHLEAKPGQDVELQCSARGVDLSVEWKVKRKVDNTINGCVNFRVPDNRYKISLKESSGPSVMSITDVKKTDSGNYYCCLPSNCSAVIEERRCHKFTLNVMSVSGSDSAQTSTSLVAVIGLLAFFLIRQNF encoded by the exons ATGACGGAATTCCTCGGAAGAGTGATCATTTTTGTTGTTCTATGCTCGGCAATTAGTGTATCTAATG ctgaaTTTGAGATAGTGACGCCATTTCCGCCAGTGAATAGTTATCCAATAGAGTTCGAATCTTTGCAAATCACCTGTGTAGCTTCTGATCCTGACGGACAAGTGATCCCACAGAAGATTGAATTTGTGAGgataaacaaattttcttctACCATTGTTATAACGGAGAATGAAAGGATCTACtttacaaacaaaacagaag CTAATGAAACCAAGCTTTTTGTCACCCTTCACATCCGTAATGTAACAACAGAAGATGACAGTAAGGCTCGTTTGGGGAGATACAAATGCAAAGCTTATGGAGCTCATGGAAATTCGACGGTGACTTCGCAGCACGGCTTCACCATCGACGTCCTCAGAA GAAGTGAGATCCCCAAGTTGGCAGTCCCTAAAGAAAGCGTCTTGCAGCACGGCCACGAGGCCAATATCAGGTGCAGAATAATAACTGATAGTAGAAGCCGATCGCCATCTCTGACGAGGTTTTCGTGGTTCAAAGATGTCGATCTAGTGGGCGATGACGACAATCCTAGAGCTGATGACCTCCTTCCACTTAATATTAAGAATCCGGGCCTTGAAGATGTAGGGACCTACACATGCGTGTTAGGGATACTCGTCCGGGGACTCATAGAATACAATGTCACAGCAGATACCAACGTCCTGG TTGCTCCATGGCTTGAAAAATATGAAGAACATTTGGAGGCTAAACCAGGACAAGATGTAGAATTGCAGTGCAGTGCACGAGGAGTCGATTTGAGCGTGGAATGGAAAGTTAAGAGGAAGGTCGACAATACAATCAATGGCTGTGTCA ATTTTCGTGTACCAGACAATCGCTACAAGATTTCTCTCAAAGAATCCTCTGGTCCCTCCGTGATGTCCATTACAGACGTGAAAAAAACTGACAGTGGAAACTACTACTGCTGTTTGCCTTCAAACTGCTCTGCAGTTATCGAGGAACGTCGTTGCCACAAGTTTACATTGAATGTCATGTCAGTAAGCG GATCGGATAGCGCACAGACCTCAACATCACTTGTTGCAGTTATTGGCCTACTTGCTTTCTTTTTGATTCGTCAAAATTTCTGA